The DNA region CGCGGAACGTGAACCCCCGCGGCCGCCCCAGCGCCGCAGCGATGTCCTGGATGATCCGCCAATCCTGTCGCGCGTCGCCCGGCGGATCAACCGCGCGGTTGATCTTGATCACGCGCCCCTCCACCTGCGTGACTGTCCCCTCGTCTTCTTCGTGCAGCGAGCCGGGCAGCACGATGTCGGCGTATTGCGCTGTGTCGTTCATAAAGAAGTCGATCGCCACGTAAAAGTCGAGCTTCTCCAACATCCGTTTGATGAACTGATTGTCGGGCAGCGACACCACCGGATTGAAGCAGATCGACAGCAGGCCCCGAATCTCTCCCTGGTCGATCTTGCGGAAGATTTCCAAGGCGTCGACGCCTGGCTGCGGCAACTCGCTGGGATCGATCCCCCAGATGCGAGCCACCTGCGCGCGATGTTCGGGATTGGCCAGATCGCGCCCGCCGGGCAACTGATCGCACTTTTGGCCATGCTCGCGTCCGCCTTGCCCATTGGCCTGACCGGTGATGGTGGCGTAGCCGCAACCCGGTCGGCCAATGCGTCCCGAGGCGAGCACCAGGTTGATCGCGCCCAGCACATTCTGCACCCCATGACTGTGATGCTCGATGCCGCGCGCGTGCATCAGAAAACTGCTGCCGGCGGTTCCCCACCACTCTGCGGCCTGACGAATCGACTTCTCGGCGATGCCGGTTACCTCGGCGGTGCGCTGCGGAGTCCATTGCCGCACCTGCTCGGCCACCGCCTCAAAGCCCACCGTATGGGCCTCGATAAACTCGTGGTCGAGCCAGTCGTGCTCGATCATCAACTGCAACACGCCGTTGAACAGCGCCACATCGCGCCCCGGTTTGATCGGCAAAAACAGATCGCAGGTCCGCGCCAGCGGCGTGATGCGCGGATCGACCACGATGATCTTGGCGCCATGCTCGCGCGCCTGCCACACGTAACTGGTGGTGATCGGGGCGCACTCCGCTACGTTCGCGCCGCTGATCCATACCACGTCCGCCGCTGGTATGTCGGACCAGGGGTTTGCCGCCCGATCGACGCCAAACGCCTTCTTGTTGCCCACCCCGGCGCTCACCATGCAGAGCCGGCCGTTGTAATCGATGTATGGCGTCTTGAGGCACATGCGGGCAAACTTGCCCATCAGATACGCTTTTTCAGTGGTCAGGCTGGCGCCGCTGAGCACGCCCATCGCCGCTGGGCCATGCGCGGCCTGGATGCGGCCGATGTTGTCGGCCACCAGCCGAATCGCCTCGTCGTATGGCACGGGACTGAAGCCGCTCGCGGCCGATGCGTCGCGCCGGTAGGCGTGCAGCAGCCGATCGGGATGCGAGCCTTGCAGATAGCGCTTCACCCCTTTCGGACAGAGCATGCCGCGGTTGAACGGAAACTCCATCCACGGCTCAAAGCCAATCACCTCGTTGTTCTTGACCTTAAGCTGAATACCGCATTGCTGTCCGCAAAAACAACAGTGCGTCTTCACTAGTTTGTCCGGCTCGACGCCGCGATCGAGTCGCGGGCCGCTGGAATACGCCAGGTGCGGGCCAAAACTGTCGAATAGCTGCTCGCTGGTGGGTCGCTGCGTCATGGTCTACTCGGCGCCCCCTGTCGCGCGAAGGTCCGTTGCCGCGCGCTCCGCTTGCCACATCCGCCCTTGAGTCAAGGCGGGCAACAGCCGGCGGCAACGAGGGCAGATGCGTTGATAATGGTCGATCGGCCGCCCCGGCGTCTCATAGCGAAAACCCAACTGCCGCTCGACGACGATCAAATCCTCAATGTGCAACTGCGAAGCGTATTCCACACCGCAGCGAGCGCAGCGCGCCTGCGCGCCGCGAGCGCCGGCGTCTTTGTAGAACGACACCCCCAATTGCGCCGGCCGCTGAAAGATGTGAAAGAACTTGCCAAACGGCAGCCACACCAGCGTCACAATCACCACCGCCGCATGCAGGATCGCCAAAAACTCGTAGGCGTAACCGTGCATCCACTCGTAACTGACCACCAGCATCAAGCCGGTCACGCTGATTGCGAACAGCAAGACGAGCGGCAAAATGTCCTCGCCAAAACTCTGCATGGCGGCCGCATCGCGGTCGCGCATGCGCCGCCGCATCGCCAGCATCACGCCGGCGATCACCAACAGCGACGCCCAGACCAGCCCATGCAGTATCAAGGCCCCCACCAGCGATTCGATGGTGAAGGCGAACGTTTCAAAGCCGAACACCACCACGCGGTAGCGCTCAAAGTCGTGGCCGTCGACCGCAAAGTGAATCCAACCGTACACCAACGGAAACGTGATGGCCGACGCCAGGATGCAGCCCCACATAATCAGCCAGTGCGCCGCCCCGCGCGTCGCGCTGCGCCGCCAGATAAAGCGGTTAAAGACAAACGCGTTCACCAAGCGCTTGAGCCACGACAGCAGATTGCTGGACAGATGACGCGGATCGAGAAACAACTGCCAGCCGCGCTTGAAGTACAACCAGGTGGGCGGACGCTGCAACCAAATCGTGTAGCGATAGGCGATGCCGAACATCGCAAACAGCGTGGCAAACGTGTAGCCCACCAGCGCCGCGTCGAAATGCGACAACCGTCGCGAGCCAATCAGCACCAGCGCCGCCAACAGAGCCGTAGCGGCCAAGGCCGTGCAGGTCGCTATCACCACTTCGCGTTTCACGTGTCTGCTCATCCCCCTCGATTTAATGCACAGCCTATCGGTTGGGTAGCAAGTTCGGCAACCGACCGAAGACGCTCCTTCTAGCGCCCGTCTGCCGCCGGGCACAAGCCGCGCAACAGGCGCTGCCGCGGCGCGACACGCCAGTCGCCGCCAGGGCGCTAGCTGGCGAATCGGGCGTTTCGGACCGCAAGATCACGCCTTGATTTCCAGTCCCAAACGCCGCAAAATATTGGTTTCCACGCCTGGAAGGCGACCCGCCTTTCACTCAATCGCCAGTCATCCGCGGAGCATGGTTTCGGCATGATCTTCGATCACATCGAGAAGCTAAAGCGCGACTGGACAGACAAATACGTGGTGGCCGACACTTCGCGCCCCGAACTGACCCGCTTTCGCGGACTGACCGGCGTGGTGCGTACCGTGAATATGAACGGCCGGGCGCTGGTCGAGTTCGACGGCAACCTGAACATCGCCTGGTACGACATCGCGCTCGACTTTTTGAAGGTCGTCGACGCGCCGCTGCCCAAGGCCGCCGAGCCCAAGGAACGAGCGGCCCCCAAGGCGGCCGCTGCCCCGGCGGCTAAGCCGGCCGAGGCGCCCAAGAAAAGCTCCACCGCCGATATCCTTGCCGCCGCGCGTGGCAAGTCGGCTGCCCCGGCCACCAGTGCGGCCCTCGCCAAGAAGGCGAGCACAGCAGACATCCTGGCCGCCGCGCGAGGAAAGGCCGCCGCGCCAGCCACTGCCAAGGCTCCGGCCGCTCCCAAGGCCGAAGCCGCTGCCAAACCGGCCACCCCTGCGGCCGGCAAAAAACCCTCGACCGCAGATATCTTGGCGGCCGCCCGTGGCAAGGCCGCCCCTGCCGAACCCAAGGCCGCCGCGCCAAAACCTGCGGAGCCAAAAGCCGCAGCGCCGGCGCCGGCTGCCGCCACGGCCGAAGCGCCCGCGCCCGCAGCAGCGGCCAAACCCGCCCCGGCTGCCGAGGGCGCGCTTCCCAAAACGACCGCCGACCGCATTGCCTACTGCCGCAAGGTCGACGCCAAGGGTTAGTTGCCCAACCCCCTCACGGCGGGTCGCTCACCGTGCGCTTGGCGCCCGACCCGCTATTCTCGACGGCGGCAAAATCTGGCTAAACGCTTCACGATTCGCGCCATGCGGCGTATCTTGTGTGCACGCTTACCAATTTCTTTGCCGCCAACCAAGGCGAT from Pirellulales bacterium includes:
- a CDS encoding molybdopterin oxidoreductase family protein, which translates into the protein MTQRPTSEQLFDSFGPHLAYSSGPRLDRGVEPDKLVKTHCCFCGQQCGIQLKVKNNEVIGFEPWMEFPFNRGMLCPKGVKRYLQGSHPDRLLHAYRRDASAASGFSPVPYDEAIRLVADNIGRIQAAHGPAAMGVLSGASLTTEKAYLMGKFARMCLKTPYIDYNGRLCMVSAGVGNKKAFGVDRAANPWSDIPAADVVWISGANVAECAPITTSYVWQAREHGAKIIVVDPRITPLARTCDLFLPIKPGRDVALFNGVLQLMIEHDWLDHEFIEAHTVGFEAVAEQVRQWTPQRTAEVTGIAEKSIRQAAEWWGTAGSSFLMHARGIEHHSHGVQNVLGAINLVLASGRIGRPGCGYATITGQANGQGGREHGQKCDQLPGGRDLANPEHRAQVARIWGIDPSELPQPGVDALEIFRKIDQGEIRGLLSICFNPVVSLPDNQFIKRMLEKLDFYVAIDFFMNDTAQYADIVLPGSLHEEDEGTVTQVEGRVIKINRAVDPPGDARQDWRIIQDIAAALGRPRGFTFREPREIFDELRRASQGGVADYSGISYEKIERQHGVFWPCPSEDHPGTPRLFEPGSWNVVAQGKGPFYFPDGKARFNVAEYSPPKEEVDAEYPIVLTTGRVVSHFLSGTQTRRIGPLVDEFPEPVVELHPKLAERLGIADRDWVTVESRRGSCTLHAQVVRTIRPDTVFIAYHWAGAMSANQLTIAAQDPLSKIPEYKVCAVRVRKAAGPPADAARQTPQS